The following proteins are encoded in a genomic region of Dyadobacter sp. UC 10:
- a CDS encoding LOG family protein, giving the protein MSEEKKPTNAELVDVSLLNPAVPEDEIRIKEAFEDRNWNEIKSADSWVIFKVMAEFVEGFDKLAKIGPCVSLFGSARTLPDNPHYKTAEEIAAKLVRHGYGVITGGGPGIMEAGNKGAFEQGGKSVGLNIKLPFEQHSNIYIDHDKSINFDFFFVRKVMFVKYSQGFVVMPGGFGTLDELFEAMTLIQTKKIGRFPIVLVGSSYWSGLLDWIKGTMLTERNINPEDLKLISLVDTPDEAVKVIDTFYSKYLLKPNF; this is encoded by the coding sequence ATGAGTGAAGAAAAAAAGCCAACCAATGCAGAGTTAGTCGATGTATCCCTTCTCAATCCTGCCGTTCCCGAAGATGAAATAAGGATTAAGGAAGCATTTGAAGATAGAAACTGGAACGAAATAAAAAGTGCTGATTCCTGGGTTATATTCAAAGTAATGGCCGAGTTTGTTGAAGGATTTGATAAACTGGCCAAAATAGGCCCCTGTGTTTCCCTGTTCGGATCAGCCCGAACATTACCTGATAATCCGCATTATAAAACAGCCGAAGAAATTGCCGCCAAGCTTGTCAGGCATGGCTATGGCGTGATCACCGGCGGTGGGCCGGGTATCATGGAAGCGGGTAACAAAGGTGCATTCGAACAAGGCGGTAAGTCGGTCGGGTTGAATATCAAACTACCTTTTGAGCAACACAGCAACATTTACATTGACCACGATAAGAGCATCAACTTTGACTTCTTCTTCGTGCGCAAGGTGATGTTTGTGAAATATTCACAAGGGTTTGTGGTTATGCCGGGCGGATTTGGTACGCTGGATGAGCTTTTTGAAGCGATGACACTCATTCAAACCAAGAAAATCGGCCGGTTCCCTATTGTTCTCGTAGGCAGCTCGTACTGGTCCGGCCTGCTCGACTGGATCAAGGGTACCATGCTGACAGAGAGAAATATTAACCCGGAAGACCTTAAACTCATCAGTCTAGTGGACACGCCCGACGAAGCGGTTAAGGTGATCGATACTTTCTATTCCAAATATCTGCTAAAACCAAACTTCTGA
- a CDS encoding LacI family DNA-binding transcriptional regulator, translating into MKKKIVRIKDIAERAQTSKGTVDRVLHNRGRVADDVRERILSIIKELNYEPNFIAQSLKSQRTYNLAVLVPDPELDPYWQAPKLGLEKAEKELRQYGLSITQFNFDPHDDQSFIARAHEVTAEKPDGLLIAPVFYKEALPFFKEWYEMEIPYVLFNTQIEHVNPLCYIGQDSYRSGSLAAKILSFGLQSSGSILVAHINEDISNSAHLITKEEGFKDYFKNHSSENNFQIISREIHFPETSSPDAELDEIRAQYPDLNAIYVTNSKAFEVAAYLEKRNLKQIKLVGYDLVERNLDYLKKEIIHFLINQNPLGQGYWGIHQLANHLVFKKEVAPIKFLPLDIITKENLDYYLDPQ; encoded by the coding sequence GTGAAAAAGAAAATTGTAAGAATAAAAGATATTGCGGAAAGAGCGCAGACTTCGAAGGGAACGGTAGACCGGGTGCTCCATAACCGGGGACGGGTAGCCGACGACGTGAGAGAACGAATTCTGAGCATTATCAAAGAGCTGAACTACGAGCCCAACTTTATAGCGCAGTCCCTAAAGTCGCAGCGTACCTACAATCTGGCTGTTCTTGTCCCCGACCCGGAGCTGGATCCTTACTGGCAAGCGCCGAAACTGGGGCTCGAAAAAGCGGAGAAAGAGCTGAGACAATATGGCCTGTCCATCACACAGTTTAATTTCGATCCACACGATGACCAGTCATTTATCGCAAGGGCACATGAAGTGACTGCTGAAAAACCCGATGGATTATTGATTGCACCCGTATTTTATAAAGAAGCGCTACCGTTTTTCAAAGAATGGTATGAAATGGAAATCCCCTATGTACTGTTCAATACCCAGATTGAACATGTAAATCCCTTGTGTTACATCGGACAGGATTCTTATCGCAGTGGGTCGCTTGCGGCGAAGATTTTAAGTTTTGGCTTGCAATCGTCAGGCTCTATTCTCGTTGCTCATATTAACGAAGACATATCCAATTCGGCTCACCTGATCACAAAGGAAGAAGGGTTTAAGGATTATTTCAAAAATCACAGCAGCGAGAATAACTTCCAAATCATCAGCAGAGAAATCCATTTTCCGGAGACCTCAAGCCCGGACGCTGAGCTGGATGAAATCCGGGCACAATATCCTGATCTCAATGCCATTTATGTTACTAATTCAAAAGCATTCGAAGTAGCCGCCTATCTTGAAAAAAGAAATTTGAAACAGATCAAACTCGTTGGCTATGATCTGGTTGAGCGAAATCTGGATTACCTTAAAAAGGAAATAATCCACTTCCTGATCAACCAAAATCCGCTAGGCCAGGGTTATTGGGGTATTCACCAGCTTGCCAACCACCTCGTTTTTAAAAAGGAAGTAGCTCCCATCAAGTTCCTGCCACTGGATATCATTACGAAGGAAAATCTGGACTACTACCTCGATCCGCAATAG
- a CDS encoding ComEA family DNA-binding protein, whose translation MFKKIVILFQDYFGVSRKEARGALALIVLCVVLIWTPFIFRRYILPVLPPGSEPLTEQKLDSIVAKIESENALKQQNRRKFPKRNFEAKPGMTVKLVRFDPNTATVNELNGVGIPLFLARRIDKFRSKGGKFRKKEDLLNIYDFPSDLYQKLENYIVLPASQVTNLKEKLSTKTPDQPSNTTSLRSGKPAVASFDINAADTTHLVKLKGIGTKLSMRILKFRDGLGGFYSKDQFAEIFGLDSLALSELHRYADIAGPIRKIRINTATAEELGSHSYLKNKKLVSIIINYRNQHGKFSNSDDLRKIRVLDEKLIEKLTPYLSFED comes from the coding sequence ATGTTTAAAAAAATTGTAATCCTTTTTCAGGACTACTTCGGCGTTTCCAGGAAGGAAGCGCGTGGCGCATTGGCGCTGATCGTACTTTGTGTGGTACTGATCTGGACCCCATTCATTTTCAGGAGGTATATCCTACCCGTGCTGCCACCAGGTTCCGAACCTTTGACGGAGCAGAAACTGGATAGTATCGTTGCGAAAATTGAAAGCGAAAATGCGTTAAAACAGCAAAACAGGCGAAAATTCCCGAAACGCAATTTTGAGGCAAAGCCTGGAATGACGGTCAAACTCGTCCGATTTGACCCGAATACTGCTACGGTTAACGAGCTCAACGGAGTGGGAATACCGCTTTTTCTTGCCAGGAGGATCGATAAATTCAGATCGAAAGGAGGCAAATTCAGGAAAAAAGAGGACCTGCTCAATATCTATGATTTCCCTTCCGATCTTTACCAAAAGCTCGAAAATTATATAGTGCTGCCGGCTTCCCAGGTCACCAACCTTAAAGAAAAATTAAGTACAAAAACTCCCGACCAGCCTTCTAATACCACAAGTTTGCGTTCCGGGAAACCTGCGGTGGCTTCTTTCGATATTAATGCAGCCGATACAACACACCTGGTGAAACTTAAAGGAATCGGGACGAAGCTTTCCATGAGGATACTGAAGTTTCGCGACGGGCTTGGCGGTTTTTATTCCAAAGACCAGTTTGCGGAAATCTTCGGTCTGGACTCTCTGGCCTTGTCGGAACTGCACAGGTACGCCGACATAGCGGGCCCGATCAGGAAAATCCGGATTAATACAGCTACTGCTGAGGAACTTGGCAGTCATAGCTATTTGAAAAATAAAAAGCTGGTTTCCATAATCATCAATTATCGAAACCAGCATGGAAAGTTCAGCAACAGCGACGACCTGCGGAAAATCAGGGTGCTGGACGAAAAGCTGATAGAAAAATTAACTCCCTACCTATCGTTTGAAGACTAG
- a CDS encoding FtsX-like permease family protein — MDLSYRIAVRYFFSRNKRSFISLIARIAMTGVAVGTMAMVVVLSVFNGMEELNRKIFKTFDADVKVTPAAGKRFEITDAILGDIKKVTGVRLVTQIIEDNALARYGNQQTIVRLKGVDYSFEEQGRLDTALIEGSLKLYGMNGTPYAIVSEGIRNALSIALEDITVPLEFLYPKTNTKLLNLASPEAFNQLALRPGGVFFIETRYDDYVIAPVALVDSLMQYRGDRSALEINVKPGFSEQEVSEQLSAVLGSRFVVKDRDSLNADLLRAIKMEKLFVGVTLSLIILVAAINIFFSLSMLAIEKKKDVSMLYALGASPGLIRRIFLAEGAIVALSGAIAGLLGGILICWLQIKYGFVSMGMTTSLVDAYPVKLIWEDILYTGVIVVMITMVVSYIPARRAAEAGLILRV; from the coding sequence ATGGATCTTTCGTACCGAATTGCAGTTCGATACTTTTTCTCGCGTAACAAACGAAGTTTTATCAGCCTGATCGCCCGTATCGCCATGACCGGCGTAGCGGTTGGCACTATGGCGATGGTTGTGGTATTGTCTGTTTTTAATGGAATGGAGGAGCTCAACCGGAAGATCTTTAAGACTTTTGATGCAGATGTAAAAGTTACCCCAGCCGCGGGAAAGCGCTTTGAAATAACGGATGCGATTCTCGGCGATATAAAGAAAGTAACTGGTGTTCGGTTAGTAACGCAGATCATAGAAGACAATGCACTTGCACGATACGGGAATCAGCAGACAATCGTTCGTTTGAAAGGTGTTGATTATAGTTTCGAGGAGCAAGGCAGGTTGGATACTGCACTCATTGAGGGCTCGCTGAAACTGTACGGAATGAACGGAACTCCCTATGCGATCGTGTCGGAGGGGATCCGGAATGCGCTTTCGATCGCGTTGGAAGACATTACTGTTCCGCTTGAATTTTTGTATCCCAAGACGAATACCAAGCTACTCAATCTGGCTTCCCCGGAGGCATTCAATCAGCTGGCACTGCGGCCGGGGGGCGTTTTTTTTATCGAAACCCGGTACGATGACTACGTGATTGCGCCGGTAGCGCTGGTGGATTCGCTGATGCAGTACCGTGGAGACCGGTCGGCACTGGAAATCAATGTGAAGCCTGGATTTTCGGAGCAGGAAGTAAGTGAACAATTATCTGCAGTACTAGGGAGCAGGTTTGTAGTGAAAGACCGCGACTCGCTGAACGCAGATCTTTTGAGGGCCATCAAAATGGAAAAGCTTTTTGTGGGAGTAACCCTTTCCCTGATTATTTTAGTTGCGGCAATCAACATTTTCTTTTCATTAAGCATGCTGGCTATTGAAAAGAAAAAAGATGTATCAATGCTTTACGCGCTGGGCGCAAGCCCGGGGCTAATCCGGCGGATATTTTTGGCGGAAGGGGCAATAGTCGCGCTTTCCGGCGCGATTGCGGGCCTTTTGGGTGGAATTTTGATTTGCTGGTTACAGATAAAATACGGTTTTGTTTCGATGGGGATGACAACCTCACTGGTTGATGCTTATCCCGTTAAATTAATATGGGAAGATATACTCTATACGGGCGTTATTGTCGTTATGATAACTATGGTTGTATCCTACATTCCTGCCCGGCGTGCCGCAGAGGCAGGATTGATCCTGAGAGTGTAA
- a CDS encoding helix-turn-helix domain-containing protein — protein sequence MGKNRKHSAELRLAVVKSYLGGGGINELARRFGITRSCIQKWVGHYKQGGGSSLLPQYGRDYTIEFKQQVVFAYQKQGLSLNECCFKFKIPSKSTLHVWVRQYEQFGIDGFSTARGRPRSMKNKPKIIKTYGPLTRLEQLENENLRLRAENDLLKKLDALIRQKEAAQKKKR from the coding sequence ATGGGTAAAAACAGAAAACACAGTGCAGAGTTGAGGTTAGCGGTTGTAAAATCTTATTTAGGCGGAGGTGGTATTAATGAATTGGCCAGACGCTTTGGGATTACTAGGTCCTGTATACAGAAATGGGTGGGACACTATAAACAAGGCGGCGGTTCAAGTCTTTTGCCGCAATACGGGCGCGATTACACAATAGAATTTAAGCAACAAGTTGTGTTCGCTTATCAGAAACAGGGTTTATCTTTGAATGAGTGCTGCTTCAAATTTAAAATACCCAGTAAAAGTACTTTACATGTTTGGGTCCGGCAGTATGAGCAGTTTGGTATAGATGGTTTTAGCACGGCCCGTGGCAGGCCCAGGTCTATGAAAAACAAACCCAAGATCATAAAAACATACGGTCCATTGACCCGGTTAGAGCAGCTCGAAAACGAAAACCTGCGCCTGAGGGCAGAAAATGACTTGCTAAAAAAGTTGGATGCCTTAATCCGCCAGAAGGAAGCTGCGCAAAAGAAAAAGCGTTGA
- a CDS encoding M1 family aminopeptidase codes for MTYLLAHNLNADMAGYNTIFLRRLIFTVFGLILFIPVTYSAAAGSFPSDTVYRRNPGAVTKKGPYRPERTTKSDILYTRLDVQFDWARQQVPASAIIMFKPHFKPQNTLELDAKGFDIKGVSMLDTVGDYGSLSSEEIAGKVTKKLNFTYEDKRKLIVKLEKDYSRNDTLLVKIDYVAKPNEVPRNKPDDSQTDKGLYFINADGLDEGKPRQIWTQGETEGSSCWFPTIDAPNQKFTQDIYITVDSTFKTLSNGLLVSQTEGKRGTRTDHWKQTLPHAPYLTMMAVGDFVVAKDMMPNGMELSYYVEPKYGPDAHAIFGRTPEMVGFFSNIFGVEFPWEKYAQVAVRDFVAGAMENTTATVHEEGVQNDARSLVDGNSDAVIAHELAHHWFGDYVTCEEWGQLPLNESFANYSEYLWSEYNDGKYQADWGNLQEMRSYMLESETKQVPMIRYFYKDRENMFDSHSYAKGGRILHMLRSYVGDDAFFASLKYYLRKNAFGTAEIDDLRTAFEKVTGEDLNWFFDQWFHRPGHPSLKIQQEYVANSGKVLLKIKQAQDTVATTVYRLPVKVDVWVSGKKNQYNVLIDKVNQTLEFPAAKKPDLVVFDSDAQLLGVVEHEKNRLEMEFQYLNSDRFLHKYDAISQLEGGLADSTVKNILEKAMDDPFWKFRQMAVSNFAEYAGAGFADIEKKIQTLARTDPHPQVRSEAIITLASFGDNNSDSIFKGALSDSSYQVVSVAIEKYLMSQPNDASAIAAEFENSPNDAIVTSVANYYAGLAQPERFGWFLDKMKAMKPTEKYNFLQVFGKYLIKSKQDIQRQSIPVLERLARDNSSYFVRFGAFQALGLLTDIQGVSALRKDIRAKETEPKLKEMYSQFGDL; via the coding sequence TTGACTTACTTACTAGCACACAATCTTAATGCAGATATGGCCGGTTACAATACCATTTTTTTGCGCCGATTGATCTTCACCGTTTTTGGTTTAATTCTATTTATACCTGTCACATACAGCGCGGCCGCGGGAAGTTTTCCTTCTGATACCGTTTACAGGAGAAATCCCGGCGCAGTTACTAAAAAAGGACCTTACAGGCCCGAGCGGACCACAAAGTCGGATATTCTCTACACCCGCCTGGATGTACAGTTCGACTGGGCCAGGCAGCAGGTCCCTGCATCTGCCATCATCATGTTTAAGCCGCACTTCAAGCCGCAGAATACACTTGAACTTGATGCAAAAGGATTTGATATCAAAGGTGTTTCGATGCTGGACACTGTCGGCGACTACGGATCTTTAAGTTCTGAGGAAATTGCCGGCAAAGTGACGAAGAAGCTGAATTTTACTTATGAAGACAAAAGGAAGCTGATCGTCAAACTGGAAAAGGATTATTCAAGGAACGATACCTTGCTTGTCAAAATAGACTATGTTGCCAAACCTAATGAAGTCCCACGGAACAAACCCGACGACAGTCAGACGGACAAGGGGTTATATTTTATTAATGCTGACGGACTTGATGAAGGTAAGCCACGGCAAATATGGACGCAGGGTGAAACAGAAGGTAGTTCGTGCTGGTTTCCTACCATTGATGCACCTAATCAGAAGTTTACGCAGGACATTTATATAACGGTTGACAGTACTTTTAAAACCCTGTCCAACGGCCTGCTGGTTTCACAAACGGAAGGGAAAAGAGGAACCCGAACGGATCATTGGAAACAGACATTACCCCACGCTCCTTATCTGACCATGATGGCCGTCGGGGATTTTGTGGTGGCAAAAGATATGATGCCCAACGGAATGGAGCTGAGCTATTATGTTGAGCCGAAATATGGTCCTGACGCGCACGCTATCTTTGGCCGCACGCCGGAGATGGTAGGCTTTTTCTCCAATATTTTTGGTGTCGAATTTCCCTGGGAAAAGTATGCGCAGGTTGCTGTCAGAGATTTTGTGGCGGGGGCAATGGAAAATACTACTGCGACCGTTCACGAGGAAGGTGTGCAAAATGACGCCCGCTCGCTGGTTGACGGGAATTCGGACGCTGTAATTGCGCACGAGCTGGCTCACCATTGGTTCGGTGATTATGTTACGTGCGAAGAATGGGGGCAGCTACCTCTTAATGAGTCATTTGCAAACTATTCCGAGTATTTGTGGAGTGAGTACAATGACGGGAAGTATCAGGCAGATTGGGGTAATCTGCAGGAGATGAGGTCGTATATGCTGGAATCTGAGACCAAGCAGGTTCCTATGATCCGCTATTTTTATAAGGATCGCGAAAATATGTTCGACAGCCATTCCTATGCAAAGGGCGGCAGAATACTTCATATGTTGAGATCGTACGTTGGTGACGACGCATTCTTCGCTTCCCTGAAATATTATCTGCGTAAAAATGCATTTGGGACGGCCGAGATCGATGATCTGAGAACAGCATTTGAGAAGGTCACCGGTGAGGATTTGAATTGGTTTTTCGATCAGTGGTTTCACAGGCCGGGGCACCCTTCTTTAAAGATCCAGCAGGAATACGTTGCTAATAGCGGAAAAGTATTGTTGAAGATCAAACAGGCACAGGATACGGTTGCTACTACGGTTTATCGCCTGCCGGTGAAGGTGGATGTTTGGGTGAGCGGAAAGAAAAATCAATATAATGTGCTGATTGACAAGGTTAACCAGACACTCGAATTTCCGGCCGCCAAAAAGCCCGACCTGGTTGTATTTGATTCCGACGCGCAGTTACTGGGAGTTGTCGAGCACGAAAAGAACCGCCTGGAAATGGAGTTCCAGTACCTGAACAGCGACCGGTTCTTGCATAAGTATGATGCGATTTCCCAGCTGGAAGGGGGACTGGCAGATAGTACGGTGAAAAATATACTTGAAAAAGCCATGGACGATCCGTTCTGGAAGTTCCGGCAAATGGCTGTCAGTAATTTCGCCGAGTACGCCGGGGCGGGTTTCGCAGACATTGAAAAGAAAATTCAAACCCTGGCCCGCACGGACCCGCATCCGCAGGTACGTTCAGAAGCGATCATTACCCTGGCTTCTTTTGGTGATAACAATAGCGACAGTATTTTCAAGGGAGCATTAAGTGATAGTTCCTATCAGGTAGTTTCGGTTGCGATTGAGAAATACCTGATGTCTCAACCCAACGATGCGAGTGCAATAGCAGCCGAGTTTGAAAATTCCCCGAATGACGCGATAGTAACTTCCGTTGCGAATTACTACGCCGGCCTGGCGCAACCTGAACGATTTGGCTGGTTTCTCGACAAGATGAAAGCCATGAAGCCAACTGAGAAGTATAACTTTCTGCAGGTTTTTGGTAAGTATCTCATCAAATCAAAACAGGATATCCAGCGGCAAAGCATTCCGGTGTTGGAACGGCTTGCGCGGGACAATTCCTCCTATTTTGTTCGTTTCGGTGCATTTCAGGCACTTGGCCTGCTGACCGACATCCAGGGCGTATCTGCACTGAGAAAAGACATCCGTGCAAAGGAAACTGAGCCAAAACTGAAAGAAATGTACAGCCAGTTTGGTGACCTGTAA
- the rpiB gene encoding ribose 5-phosphate isomerase B, with protein MRKIAIGSDHAGFPYKEPIIEWLNANGFETKDFGTYSADSADYADFAHPVASAVESGAYEKGVLLCGSGQGVCITANKHQGIRAALVWDIPLAPLARQHNDSNVICFPVRFIELETALASLEAFLATEFEGGRHQTRVDKISC; from the coding sequence ATGAGAAAAATTGCTATTGGCTCAGATCACGCCGGATTTCCATACAAAGAACCCATTATTGAATGGCTGAACGCTAATGGTTTCGAAACGAAGGATTTCGGGACTTACAGTGCTGATTCTGCGGACTACGCCGATTTTGCCCACCCTGTGGCGAGCGCTGTGGAAAGCGGAGCGTACGAAAAAGGCGTTTTGCTCTGTGGAAGCGGGCAGGGAGTTTGCATTACAGCTAATAAACACCAGGGAATCCGGGCCGCGCTGGTTTGGGACATTCCTCTTGCCCCGCTTGCGCGCCAGCATAATGATTCAAATGTGATTTGTTTCCCTGTCCGGTTCATTGAGCTGGAAACTGCTCTGGCCAGCCTGGAAGCATTTTTGGCTACTGAATTCGAAGGCGGCCGGCACCAGACACGGGTTGATAAAATTTCCTGCTAG
- a CDS encoding DUF4097 family beta strand repeat-containing protein — MKTKTLLLAALTLLLNIAVNGQSDDEKPYVSKKFTNASLKELKVETSGGSIAVTGGQSDGFRVDMYVRPNNWNGKKELSKEEIEDRLEDFDILIGTEGNTVVATAKRKNGVKWNDKSVSIGFKVFAPRNVATNLKTSGGSIKIASLTGEQNFSTSGGSLKVDDLNGLIRGRTSGGSIDVANCRDQINLQTSGGSIKAMELKGKIELNTSGGSIQLNNIDGDIAAHTSGGSVKGDNISGALDTGTSGGSVRLANVSGSIKASTSAGSVEVELTKLGKYVDISTSAGSVRVTMPMDAGMDLNLRGNKVNIPLKNFNGRAEKEHVSGTMNGGGIPVRLSASAGSVYVNQ, encoded by the coding sequence ATGAAAACAAAAACTTTACTCCTGGCTGCGCTGACCCTGCTTTTAAATATAGCGGTGAACGGCCAGTCCGACGATGAAAAGCCTTACGTAAGCAAAAAATTCACAAATGCATCTCTGAAAGAACTGAAAGTAGAAACTTCTGGCGGCTCCATTGCAGTAACAGGCGGGCAAAGTGACGGCTTCCGGGTTGACATGTACGTACGGCCCAACAACTGGAATGGAAAGAAAGAACTGTCGAAAGAGGAAATTGAGGACAGGCTGGAAGATTTTGACATTTTGATCGGTACCGAAGGAAATACGGTGGTGGCCACGGCGAAAAGGAAGAATGGAGTAAAGTGGAATGATAAAAGTGTCTCGATCGGGTTCAAGGTTTTTGCGCCCAGAAATGTGGCTACAAATCTTAAAACCAGCGGCGGCAGCATTAAAATCGCTTCCCTTACCGGCGAGCAAAATTTCAGTACCAGCGGAGGTAGTCTGAAAGTCGATGATCTTAACGGGCTGATCCGTGGTCGTACTTCGGGAGGTAGCATTGATGTGGCAAACTGCCGCGATCAGATCAATCTGCAGACCAGCGGCGGAAGTATCAAAGCAATGGAATTGAAAGGAAAAATAGAACTGAATACTTCCGGCGGCAGCATTCAGCTCAATAATATTGATGGGGATATTGCGGCCCATACCAGCGGAGGAAGTGTTAAAGGCGACAATATCAGTGGGGCACTGGATACCGGCACTTCGGGAGGTTCTGTGCGATTGGCTAACGTTTCGGGCAGCATAAAGGCAAGTACAAGCGCGGGTAGTGTGGAGGTAGAGTTAACAAAGCTTGGCAAATATGTCGATATTTCTACCTCGGCCGGTAGTGTGCGGGTTACCATGCCCATGGACGCCGGTATGGATTTGAACCTGCGTGGAAATAAGGTCAATATCCCTTTGAAAAATTTCAACGGACGTGCCGAAAAGGAACATGTGAGCGGAACAATGAATGGCGGAGGAATCCCTGTAAGGCTGTCGGCAAGCGCAGGCAGCGTTTACGTCAACCAGTAA
- the rbfA gene encoding 30S ribosome-binding factor RbfA, producing the protein MESKRQQKVGRQIQKDLGEIFQKDAQHLVSGSIVTITAVRVTPDLSIARAYLSFLPEKNKTILLDSVKENTRFIRQKLAERVRHQLRIVPHLQFYLDDTAEYAAKMELLFSDLVIPPPGPDEEEGVN; encoded by the coding sequence ATGGAATCGAAAAGACAACAGAAAGTAGGCAGGCAAATCCAGAAAGACCTGGGAGAGATTTTTCAGAAAGATGCACAGCATCTTGTCAGCGGGTCGATCGTTACGATTACGGCGGTGCGTGTCACTCCTGATTTAAGCATTGCCAGGGCTTACCTTAGCTTTTTGCCTGAAAAGAATAAGACTATATTGCTGGATTCAGTCAAAGAAAATACCCGGTTCATTCGTCAGAAACTGGCAGAGCGCGTGCGCCATCAGCTGCGCATTGTTCCGCATCTACAATTTTATCTGGACGATACAGCGGAATACGCCGCTAAAATGGAACTGTTATTCTCAGATCTTGTGATACCTCCGCCGGGACCGGACGAGGAAGAGGGAGTAAACTAA
- a CDS encoding IS3 family transposase, protein MELFEIPRSNFYYHIKNSAQASKYKEAKKQIRQVYDRHKGRFGYRRITMMIRKMGSELNHKTVLKLMKSMGLKSLIRLKRYRSYKGQTGRVAPNILNRDFKSEKPSQKWATDVSEFRVKDKKLFLSPIIDLFNGEIISYNLSESANFKQVTQMLETAFKKINKPENLVLHSDQGWQYQMSKYQKILESKGIIQSMSRKGNCLDNAIIENFFGTIKSELFYLNKYQSTDQLKEDIKEYIDYYNNDRIRLNLNGMSPAQYRAHHTNR, encoded by the coding sequence TTGGAGCTCTTTGAAATACCCAGGAGCAATTTCTACTACCATATTAAAAATAGCGCTCAGGCCAGCAAGTATAAGGAGGCGAAAAAGCAGATCAGGCAAGTTTACGATCGGCATAAGGGAAGGTTCGGCTACCGTCGCATCACAATGATGATCAGGAAGATGGGCAGCGAGCTCAACCATAAAACGGTCTTAAAGCTGATGAAGTCCATGGGCCTGAAATCGTTGATCCGTCTCAAAAGGTACCGCTCTTACAAAGGCCAGACAGGCAGGGTTGCGCCCAATATTCTCAACAGGGATTTTAAATCTGAAAAACCATCACAGAAATGGGCGACGGATGTCTCCGAGTTCAGGGTGAAAGACAAAAAACTTTTTCTGTCTCCTATTATTGACCTGTTTAATGGAGAAATCATCAGTTACAACCTGTCCGAATCAGCTAATTTTAAGCAAGTAACACAAATGCTCGAAACGGCATTTAAAAAGATCAATAAGCCAGAAAATCTGGTACTGCATTCCGACCAGGGCTGGCAATACCAAATGAGTAAATATCAAAAAATACTTGAATCGAAGGGTATTATCCAAAGCATGTCCAGAAAAGGCAACTGCCTGGACAATGCGATTATTGAAAACTTTTTTGGCACCATTAAATCAGAGTTGTTCTACCTGAACAAATACCAAAGCACCGACCAGCTGAAAGAAGACATCAAGGAATATATCGACTACTACAACAACGACAGGATCAGGCTTAATTTAAATGGAATGAGCCCGGCACAATACCGGGCTCATCACACTAATCGTTAA